CTGCCAGATGATCCGATCATTGACGTCGTCTTCCAGCACGGGCGATTCGCGGGCGGGATACGAATTTTCAAACAGGGTCGCCAGCAGTTTCTGCATGTCGGCGATGAGTGAGGAACCCGACATGTTTAGAATCAACCCATGAAACTGACGTTCGATTTCGATCCGATGTGGACGATCCTCGGGAGTGCGGGCCGCCTGTTTGAATTCTTCCGCGAGTGCCGCCAGTTGAGCAATCTGTTCCTCGCTGGCATTTTTGATCGCCAGTTCAATGGCACCGACTTCGAGGGCATAGCGAAAGTGAGCCAGGTCAGCCAGTTTTTCCGGTGACCGGGCCAGCGAAGGCAGACAATTCGCCCAGACCTCAATCGGGTCGGGATGACGGACAATGAGCCCTTTTCGTTTGCGACCTTCGAGCAGCCCCAGCGCGCACAGCCGATTGACGGCTTCACGGGCAATCCGCCGCGAGACATTGTATTCTTCGGCCAGTTCTGCTTCAGTGAGGAAGAAATCGCCATCGGTAAATTCGGCGGACTGGATTCGATGCCGAATGCGTTCGGACAGATCCAGGGCCAGCGAATTTGTCGGTTCTTTGTCTATAAGTGTCATTACAATGGCTGATTAAGATGTTTTGTTCTTGATTAACGGTGTAGAGTGCTTATTATATGGCATTTAATCTGTGTGTCAAATTCAAAGACGGAAATT
This window of the Gimesia fumaroli genome carries:
- a CDS encoding FadR/GntR family transcriptional regulator, whose amino-acid sequence is MTLIDKEPTNSLALDLSERIRHRIQSAEFTDGDFFLTEAELAEEYNVSRRIAREAVNRLCALGLLEGRKRKGLIVRHPDPIEVWANCLPSLARSPEKLADLAHFRYALEVGAIELAIKNASEEQIAQLAALAEEFKQAARTPEDRPHRIEIERQFHGLILNMSGSSLIADMQKLLATLFENSYPARESPVLEDDVNDRIIWQHFELVSAIQDRDVERARSVMRSHLKYLLISPPETN